One Papaver somniferum cultivar HN1 unplaced genomic scaffold, ASM357369v1 unplaced-scaffold_135, whole genome shotgun sequence genomic window, ACAGATCCTGTATATGTTTTCGCTGAGATTGGCCATATATTGAGGCCTAACTCAGGCCGCCCTAGGACCTGCCTCAGAACTTGTGAATTGATTGTTCAACATTACCTATCCGTATGTCTCTCCGACTAGCCTTGTACTAAGGCATAAATACAATTGCTCAAGTTTGAGTTTTATGTAGCTTCTGACAATCTAGGCGTCAGTTCAAAATAGAAAGCACTGCTGTAAAATTGCTCCAATTTAAGTTTTGTTTCTGTTTTCGTTTTCCTGTTGTGTTGAAGTGACGTGGAGGATTTCAAGAAACCCGTGttttttcctcttggtgtctTCCTGTTTCTATAAAAGCGTGATAGTTCGTGTTGTTTCTATTTATCCTCATAATTTGTGCGAAGTCCATTTGTATAGAAAAAATGTTAAATTGGATAGGCTGCATTGTCGTTTTCTTCCATCTTGCACTTCCCTTAAAAAATGCTATCTCCCGTTTTTATTATTTCTCCATTTCTGCAGGCACAATATCCTAATGAGCAGAGAGTGGGGAGATTTCAGAGGCATGTTATGTTAATTAGACGTGACCTTGATCAAGAAAGTCTAGGTGATGACCATTGGAGGGAGAGGACAACATCTACATATATCAAGGGAACAGAGCTTTATGAATTCTAATGAACAAAATGGAAAATTTGACGGCACAGAAGCAGTTACTAATCTCAGAAGTTCAGTGGGACTCTGAGAACAAACAGTGGCTAGTCACTGGGCAGCAACAATATGATGGTGTACAAGAAAATGCTAATGAACCTTGGAAACGAGTCAGATGCGGAAGAAGAGGGGAAGTGGAAGATAAAACACTAATTGAACAAAGGCTCCTTGAGAATGGTGCCAACCAAATGAAAAACCATCTCTTGATACTTGCAGACTCGGCTAAATCCCTACCAGGTTCTGTAAATAACTATTCTGGTGTTACGAATAGTCAGTGTACAGGTTTGTGCTCAACTGCCCTTTCGAGAGCGTAGTCTGTGATCTTCCGCTACATGACTTGTCTTACATTTTTAACTGCTTTCTTAACAGTAAGCAATATAAATGTTCATCAGTTGCAAAATGGACTCAGCACTCATGCACCTTCAGGTTAGTGGTCATGGCTTCATCTCTATGtttatttctgttttttttatcatttttcagtGATATGATGGATAAGTTTAAAATGTTCCCGGAATGTTCATTTCTATTGTGTACGAGGTTTCTTCTTAATATTTACAGGTGAGAAACGGAAAAAGAAACCACTTGATACGTCAGGAGGGCCTCATTGtgttgaagatgaaaaaaatgCCTCACCTTTGGATGGAAGGATTCGCCTGACTCATCTTAGACGTTTTGCTCGCACAAGAAACCATCATTTGGCACAAGAAAGTGGAGAATGTATTCTTGTGGAACCTAAAGGAAGCTTTTTAGGTAAATTCTTGCTTTTCTTAAGCGAAAGAAAATGTAAATcatttatcatctttttttttttctttgccaaATGTGAATGCCATACTATTTAATCATTCTGCTCCCATATTTTATGAATGGGTAGCTAAATGTTTTTAATGCCATCATATGTAGTTCACGGAGGTTCCCAAGTAGTAGATTTCAGACAACCATGCATTGTGACACCCTTACAGCAGCTAAACTTGCCACATCAAATGACCAACAGTGCCCTATTATGGAATGAGATATTAAAGGGTCAATCCATGAAGCAACATCTCAGTACTTTACAATCAGAATTGGAGGCAGAGAAAGATTCTAAATTAATTCCACAGGAAAGGCAGAAGCTGAAGACACACCTAAGAGAAAACGTTCCGGACGAACAGCAGGTACAAGCCGCCACACAGAGTTATCCTAAACTAGTTGCAAAGGAAAGACGGAAGTTGAGGAAGCACCGACGTAAAAGACGACCGGAAGAACAACTTGTCGAAGCTGAACAACAGAGTTACGTTCTGCCCAGTGCACTAACGCATCAAATGTATGATGCTGGTCAACAATGGCATTGGCACATGTGGGAATTTGAACAACAAAGATTATTACGTAATGCAGGTAAACCTCTAAAGTCAAACTGTGAGCAATTAAATAAGGACATGTATGTTATTGGTGGTTCACAACCTTGCCTTTTTGTGACAGGGGCTGGTCCAGGAAAGTTGCAGTTGGGTAAGCATAATAGCCCTGAAGAATCCACCATTATCGAATTCCAAAGAGGTGATCATTATTTAATTCCAACTTCTTTTTTTGGTTAAGGTAGGTCTTCATGTTTGTCATGACATTTCAGATGAATCCACGAAGCAAGATGGATCATTTGCCAAAGGGCGAACTCGTGTCAGTAATTTAAAGCGCGAAGCTCGACTGAAAAGTCAATCTACAATGGAGAGTAAGCAAGAGAGGGGCGAATACAAAGGGGAGCCTATGGGGTCGCATGGCCACTTAGGATTTTGAGATCAATAATACGTGTATATTCTTTACAATTTGTACATTTGAACAATTCTTGTTGGCCTTGTAAAcatcttgaatttttttttactcaTATATGTTTTATAGTTTTAAAACTAGTTTTATTTTATCCGACCACTAAAACCGAAATAAATTTATGGACTTTTAGTATATTTTAATTCCTACTTTCctgaaaaaaacaaaattttaataattttgtttttaagTAAGTTTTTTTTCCCGATGGTTTCTAATTTCTAATTGTATGAAACATATGTAGAATATTTATGGTGGGTCTGGATTAGAATTTTAAAGATAGGATTTATAAGTCCGGGGGATTTGTGGAATTATGTTTCTCTCGGTAGTTTGGTTATCCAAATCCCTGAAATCACGTTTCCTACGGAAATTACTTTTTTTCAGTAAATCCACCATATGGATTCCGTCCCCTCCCCTAagatttggtgggaaactaattAAGGATCTGCGGACCCGTTTTCTTTTAACTCTAAATTCCATATATGTGCAATTTTAAAATTTGAAGGTAATGCCACACGGTATGTACATAGACTAGAACCCccttactatatgggttcaatatatagaatcccCATTAAATGGATCATAcactgtcaactccatactttaggaaacctattttgaggcatactcatttttttttgaggcatactcatccattatattatctagggtgggtttataaggggtgtctaaaggtagtgtaattacctatatattcctaaataatttcaatttttcatagttcccttatcctcaaaaacctaaaattaaaaatcaaaataaactttaaacttaaacatctagtactccaattcaataaagaaattaatcaaacaaaggaaacacgaatcgaagtgagcgatgttggaatgcgaaattcaaatctcaattgctcttatatgtattttagaatgtatgcgtaacaaactcatcttgtttttgattgattttattttgtttgatcggtagaatatgatttcaaagatgaaattaaggttttcagaagatcagttcggctgatcttgcagtatcaattttgagccgaacttagtgtatgatttagagaaacactatgttcggttaatgcgactttacaatattttcagccgaacctcaattttccagccgaacctcaatgtttcaagccgaacctagtggatgattcagtttctgagtgaagttcggctgataacttttgagccgaacctctgtttttttgaaattatacctaggttcagctgacaagttatcagccgaacctaggtataatttcaaaaaaacagaggttcggctcaaaagttatcagccgaactgttcatctgttCAGCAGATCtgagttttaaaaattcaattttttggcagattcaacttataaaaggaaattaaacctcgatagaagtttacctctgatttgaatcacacattttggtcacttctaatcactaaaatctcaaaagtcaaaacccaagctttttttcttcacttcttcttcttcctctcaaaaatcccaactccctcacataaatttgatttttctactaattcaccactaataatttaatgtttaatcaatccttaaaattcataattaatcaattctaatcataatcatttacactaattatataagggtagttatgccattatcaaaaatggtggatgaggggtgatgttattttttatttagtgaccctattttggcattatctagTACGCCTCaaaaaaaatctagtatgcctcaaaataggtttctactttaggaaaatgatattgctaggcccaaaaattcaaattttcttaagatctggcccataatttaaTATTATGTATTTTGATATTGACAAAACTACCCTTTTCTATTTAAAGAGGGGAAATATCATAAGATATTATCATTTCTCTCGGTTACTCTCTCGGTTGCAGAGAAAAacgattctagggttttcttagaTTATTCAGTTTCATCTTCTCCTTTTAGATTATCTACTGCAACAATTCTAGGGTTTCTAAATTGATTTTGAGCAGAGACAATTGATTCAGAGACAATAGATGGCGACGATAGAGATCATAAATCACCATCAGGAGAAGGAGGAGCATCAGTTGCAGTAGAAGATAATGGATCCGAGAAACAATATCAGTTAATTGATCTGCAGATTCAACGCAAGCTCATCAGCAAGCTAAGTGCAGATAAGTATACTCTTCTATCAGTGATTATGCTTCAATTGAGAGATTTTAGTTTATTTGTTCAGAAACAAATctgagaaaaaataaaataaaaatcgaaATTAGATCATAGATTTACATTCATCTATTCTTTCTGGTTGTATCAATGGATTTTTTCAGAAGAATATTGAACAAAATTTTCAGATCtgctattcgtcaaaatcatcGCAACTCTCAATTTCAAGTTGCGATCTAAAAACTGGTTAAGGATTCGATATCAGCGACTCATCATCTCTGTTACCCGTTAATTTTATTTGAATTTTATTCGCTTTTAATTTTCGATTTCTTGGTAGATATGAAACGGAAGTTGTTTTTGAATGATGCTGGGAAACGACATTGACATGAAGTTTTTGCTGCTAGAGAACTTTTTGCTTTTGTTAAAATATGTGGATTTAGGTTGAATTGGAAACCATAGTCAATTATTTACTAGATGCTTTGATTTGATGAAATTTTCCAGTGGAAGATATATCATTTGTGAAGCACAAGGACTGGGCAAGACGACTTGAGTGAATTAAGCATTGAAGAACTGCGTGGAATAGAGAAAAATTTTGGATGAGTCTCTGAAATCCTTCGCAAAATGAAGGTAAATCTAATGTGATAAGAAGATCTGCAATGATAATTTTTAGATGCAATTTCAAAATTATGATATTCATTTTTGTATGCCTCTAACTGCAATTAGTGAACTAATTCTTGACTTAATAGAACATTCTTAACATTGGAGCTATAGTCCGTAATTCGGTATAAAGGTTGTATTTATTGGTTCTGTGTAGATTTCTTGCTTATTGCCTGAAAATGTCCCATACTCGATGAAGCATATACGATTGTGATTTAACACCATAACATCTGGCATACGGGGTTCCTATGTTACTGCCCGTTTAGTTAGAGGTCAGCAACTTTGTGAAACCAATACATTATTGGTGTTCCATGATAAGTTCATCAcattttcatttctttgatttcgCTTACTCACATTCTCCCATTTTGTTCAATTGAAATTGATCTTTTGTTTGCCGCAAGGACTAAAGAGAGTAAGTAAAATCTAGAAAGGGCAATCTTTGCTCATTGGTGATCAGATCAGGTAAGAATGCTTAGGTTGGTGATCAGATCAGGTGAATGACAGTGCCATTGTTTTCCACTATTTTAAAGTGTATAATTCATAGGTTTTGATACATTTGCTCATTGCTCGAGAAAGGGAAACCTTTTGTAACTAAAATATATCAAAGCTCAGCTGCTTCTCTGTCTAATTACTCTCTTATCactatccaaaatatattttttgtgtttgtttttgtaGTTTGAAATTAAGTTGAATAGAAAAATGGGTCtttgatttcatatcatgcaGTGTGTGTTGTGTTCATCTTTAGGTTTTAGACTCCCGCAATGGGTTCATGCATGCGTTTTGTTTTAGCGTGAGATTTTTAAGCTTTCTTTTGATATCCATACATTTAACCTTTCTGATTTGCCATGTGAAATGATCTCAAAGATCAGTCAGTCATTTTTGCAATCGGAAAATTTGGTTGTGCCGTAATTGAATCTTTTACGCGTAAATTTTGCCTTATCTTGTCTTAAGATTGGTAACTCTTAGAAGATCTCTGAAAAGGAAATTAATCACGAGGAATTTTTGTGATCTCATTTTTCTGTTTAAACAATGAACGGAATAGTTGGTTACgtgaaatgaaaaatgaaagatGAGAAATGAAGGCTTACTCCTGCATTTTTTATCGTCTACTTAGTGGAGAAATGAAGTCTTACTCCTGCATTGTTTATCGTCTAATTAGGGCGTCCAGAAGCTTGCTCAATTAACGGATCAAAGCACAAACAAAACTGGCATCTTTTTACCGGGTGGAATCCTAAGACAACATTCCATCAAACTCAGAACAATGCAAAACTTCCTCGTTGGCAAAAAAAGAATGCATCGGAAATTCCTCAATCTCAGGTATGTTAGAAATTCTCTGCACTTTTCCTTCATTTCCAATTCGGTTATATATACTTGAAAAATGGATGAAATTACTATTTCATCAATTTTGCCAGTTACAATACATTGGCTTGTTTTGCGTTGCGAAAATTCGAAAGCTTGTTCGTTTACATTTTTATATACTGACAAAACCTTTATCTACTGCACATGCTCATTTCATTTTCTTCTACTGAACTTATGCATAGGTTGTTTTCTTAAAATCTtaactagttacacatgttaattagatgtgtaacttctatttacacaagctaaatacatgtgtaactactagttacacatgctaactagatgtgtaacttatagatacacatgctaattggataggATAGAAAGTCttaagtttttgttttttttggtgcAAGCTCTTATGGAATGGGATATCATGCAGATTCGATGACACTGTAAATTGTAACAATACGATGCATAGTCTAATAAGATTGTTTTGCATCTGCATGaatttgaacctaaatttttttattcttattttgaaTATGTGTAGCTGGAGTTATACCTTTCGCTGTAGCAGGAATCGAGTTCATTAAAAGAATTGTAAGTCTATTATATCTTCTTGTTCAGTATAATACCGTGATGTTAGCATTGTGCAGTTAGGTTATAAATTACGATCTATATTAGTCTGTTGCTAAACCACAACCAAATGTGACTGAATCTGTTCAATAAATGCATGAGAATCTTTAAAATGTAACATTTAAGATTGGTGATGAAACCGAAATTTCATTGTATGCTTAGATTGGGGAAGGGAATGGATGATTCAGGTAATATTTCCTTTCTAGAATTTAGCAAGTTAGATGTTGGGAGTATTCTTTATGGTTGTTGCTACGGAAATATGTGATACAGTGGACTTTTCTTCTTGGAGTTGTAGCAAAACCAGGAGCTTCTGTGGTGACTTACCCTCTTCTAGTCTTTGATGGTAATTATTCATACTAACATGTGAACACATTATGTGGAATGATAAAATCTTTTCTCTGTGGAAAAACTTGGCCGTTTTTAGTTTGACTTAGTAGTAAATACCCATTGTCTAATGTACATCATTGACACATGAGTTACCTGTCGTGTTGGTTTAAGTCTTGTTTCACCTAGTAAATTAAGTTGcgcagaatttaaaagaagttgtaCTAGCATGTGGTATTTATATATCTTATAGTATGCCGCATTTATATATCTTATTTATTGAGTAGTCTTCACTGTTTAAGAATCGCAAGTAGCTTTATCTGATCCCTGTTTCTAACCTGATGAAGATAACATATATGCTCTGAGTACACAAGGAAGCATGTGTAACTGCAggttacacaagccatatgcatgtaAAATTGCATGTTACACAAGCCATATGAGTCAGGCTTCTGCTCTTTTCTCTGCGTATATAGTGTCTGAAGCTCGGTAATAACAAGTAACTTTTTTCAGTACCATGGTTGTTCTTGAAGCACAAGTGGTCTTCTAGTTAGTGTGTTTTCATAATATTGTAATAGATGTATTAGCAAAAAATTTCTTGTTTGAGCTTATGTTGGTTGGATAAGTATTAGCTTATTACATGGGTTATTTTCATAGTGTTGTAATGCTTAGTTGTTTTGCTTTGTCACTGGTCTTGCTGAGCTTGTATTTCAgtagttatatggatgtgtaactactagttacacaagctatatggatgtgtaactgctagttacacatgctgtaAAACCACATATATTACTCAAGAAAACTTGCAAGATGGAGTTTATGATTCTTCTGTAAACGGCAATGAAACAACTAATCACGATGCGAATGGAAACGTTCAACATGCATCTGGAGAGGTTGTTAACAAGCAACCGTTGGAGGCTGTTTCTGATAGGTTTCTCATTTTGTTTTTATTGCCTGAGATTTCTATTTTTTCAATAATCTTTGTTCAGTCCCATAGCTTCGTGCAACTATTTTTTTTGGAAGTTGTTATCTAGGTTTTTGCGAAACTTGTATGACATGAAATGATAAAAATATAACTATTACATATTAGGCATTAGACGAGGAAAAATGATATCATGTGGTTGCAGTGAGGATACTGCAGGTTAATGATTTTATTATGTCTAATATTTCAGAAGTTTCTACTGCAGAAAAGAGACTGCGGAGCATAGTCAAGTCCAGATCATTAGACTTCAATGCATGGACTGCACTAATTAATTAAAGAGACGGAGAAGGTGGCAGAGGTATGTTTATTCTTACACTGGTCTCATATTTTTTGGTCTCGTATCTTTTCGACTTCCTTCCAAAGAAGGCACCTGACTTATCTCCACCTTTGTATTATTCTTCCAGTATGATTATTGTTGTGGAATGCCTTACGCACATCTAGCCTTTTGATGAAAACGTATGTATGCTAATGcagtgctaacaacgtctttctACTAAAGCATGGATATATAGTTAAGAGCTTCTTATTCATTTGCGAGGTAACTAaattattttatgactggtaattgcttgatagtcacctctccTTTTGGCTAGTATTTTTTCTTATGGATTAATGAACTTAAATCTTCatgttagttacacatgctatttGGATGTGTAATTATTAGTTACGCATGCTAATTGGATGCCTAACtgccagttacacatgctaattggatgtgtaattGTTAGTTAcgcatgctaattggatgtgtaactgccaattacacatgctaattggatgtggtTTGATTGAACCTGAAATGATGTATATCTCAGTTTACTAGTTCGATGCGTGTGTAATTTATAATCAACATTCAATGTAAGTAATAAGTTTGTTGTGTGCATATATGACTCAAATTCTTCTTTGTTCTTTGCCCTTtcaaattcttactcaaaattctTATAGATTGCAGGTGTATATTCGACTACATTTACATTTACCAACTATTGTAGTTACACGGTATGGCATGGATTGTTAGAAAGTGCAGGGTCATCACCACATGAAACTACAGGCTTCGTTCTTCAATAAGGAGAATCCAAGTTGATTCCGGCCCCGACATCGTGGTCAGGTCGTTTTTGGGGGaaccctttgtagttaagattcTACAATAGGTCAATTCACTTGTGTAACAGGTGACTATGGTTCAGGACAGATTGAATGCGCGGGAGGAGATGTCGCGCCACCTGCTACACTGGCAGAGTTCACGCTCAACGGTTCAGGTGGTTTATATTTCTACCATGTGATTTTAGTCGATGGTTACAACCTTCAGATGTTGGTGGTTCCTAAAGGTGGGTCTGTTGGTACTGGTAATTACAATACTACTGTATGTTGTTGATCTCAGCAGAATGTATCCAACTGAACTGAAGGTGCTCTATCAGATTCATCAACGCCAAATGTATCTTGTAAAAGTGTGTGTGAAGCATTTCATGAAGATCGGTATTGTTCCAGTGGTGCATATGCTAATCCAGACACATGGCGTCCATCTTCATATTCGAAGATCTTTAAACACGCTTGTCAATTACAAGCTACATATGTAACTAGATAGATGAATATGtaatgctcaattacacttaGACATAtacgtgtgtaacttctagttacatatgctaagaaattattgtaaatgaatattaaagtaatacatgtattttttgtatgttttctttttgatgtcttttttttttaatgtgtaactttgcattacacatgtcataaggatgtgtaacttctggatacacatgacatatgcatgtgtaacttctgtttacacgtTTACAttatactttaataattttgggcctagatttaataattctgggattaaatttaaatttaatttaaattggggcttgacaatatataaaagggcatgaatgtcttttaataactcgggtctagatttaaacttcttttaattaagggtctcatattatgggttatccatgggttgggccttagcctaattttccctgaTATGAATCCTAGAAATTTTAACTTAGTTACCAAGCACACAGGAgatttacatgaatcccagaatttATAATCTCATGGATTataaattcctgaaaatgcttatGCGAAACAAACCCACCATTAATTTACTTTGAAATTGGTGTATGAAATTCTTCCTTGTTATATATTCGTTTTTGATGCGAAAAGGGCAAAATTTATTAAAACAAATATGTCATtaagaaggaaaaaaatgaaggaaagaaagaaaaagaaataaaaataataaaagaaaagaaacaacacagtcCACTAATGAGCAATTCAGAAccttcgaaaagaaaaaaaacataaaaagttCCAATCAAGATCTACCTAAATTCTTAAATTTTCAAGAAACCCCAAagttactagaaaaataaaaatcaacttaCCTTCTAAAATCTCTATTTTTATCCTGAACCGAGCATATTTTACAACATTGATTCGTTCATCATTTTCAGAATTAGGGTCGAAATATCAAAAACTATCATcaaacttgaaaaagcgggggtctaacaaccacacccaatatttcgcttagcaatctgtatggactaactccaatatactttcaagagaatcaactagacagtcagactcaatcttaagaaaagtatatcaaagagttatatctcaatttctcaattcaatccacaatcaaacaaataggaatttgtgggcccgattgaatataagaaataacttggacgatatcagaaatcaatatccaagtgtcaatcaatttatatcaacaaccaaaggttggattatctaattgattgaacttacgcacaacctgtgatatttcaattatataaataaatataatgcggaaaagaaataatacaaacaccagaaattttgttaacgaggaaaccgcaaatgcagaaaaaccctgggacctacaccacactgtattaagccgctatagacactagcctactaccagttaacttcagactggaatgtagttgagccataaccaatctcacactgatcaaggtacagtcgcgttccctatgcctcttgaaccacgccggattctacgcacttgattctcttaactgatctcacccacaactaagggttgctacgacccaaagtcgaagacttgataaacaaatctgtatcacacagaaaagtcgattgaatagataaatctgtctcccacagatatacctacgagttttgttccgtcttttaataaatcaaggtgaacatgaaccaattgataaactggacttatattcccgaagaacaccctagtattatcaatcacctcacaataatattaatctattaacgaaataagatattgtggaatcacaaacgatgagatgaagatgtttgtgactaattttcaatcttgcctatcggagagtaaatctcgagcaaatcttaaagaagatagtactcaatcacaatag contains:
- the LOC113333947 gene encoding uncharacterized protein LOC113333947 isoform X3 → MNKMENLTAQKQLLISEVQWDSENKQWLVTGQQQYDGVQENANEPWKRVRCGRRGEVEDKTLIEQRLLENGANQMKNHLLILADSAKSLPGSVNNYSGVTNSQCTVSNINVHQLQNGLSTHAPSGEKRKKKPLDTSGGPHCVEDEKNASPLDGRIRLTHLRRFARTRNHHLAQESGECILVEPKGSFLVHGGSQVVDFRQPCIVTPLQQLNLPHQMTNSALLWNEILKGQSMKQHLSTLQSELEAEKDSKLIPQERQKLKTHLRENVPDEQQVQAATQSYPKLVAKERRKLRKHRRKRRPEEQLVEAEQQSYVLPSALTHQMYDAGQQWHWHMWEFEQQRLLRNAGAGPGKLQLGRSSCLS
- the LOC113333947 gene encoding uncharacterized protein LOC113333947 isoform X2 codes for the protein MNKMENLTAQKQLLISEVQWDSENKQWLVTGQQQYDGVQENANEPWKRVRCGRRGEVEDKTLIEQRLLENGANQMKNHLLILADSAKSLPGSVNNYSGVTNSQCTVSNINVHQLQNGLSTHAPSGEKRKKKPLDTSGGPHCVEDEKNASPLDGRIRLTHLRRFARTRNHHLAQESGECILVEPKGSFLVHGGSQVVDFRQPCIVTPLQQLNLPHQMTNSALLWNEILKGQSMKQHLSTLQSELEAEKDSKLIPQERQKLKTHLRENVPDEQQVQAATQSYPKLVAKERRKLRKHRRKRRPEEQLVEAEQQSYVLPSALTHQMYDAGQQWHWHMWEFEQQRLLRNAGAGPGKLQLGLHVCHDISDESTKQDGSFAKGRTRVSNLKREARLKSQSTMESKQERGEYKGEPMGSHGHLGF
- the LOC113333947 gene encoding uncharacterized protein LOC113333947 isoform X1; its protein translation is MNKMENLTAQKQLLISEVQWDSENKQWLVTGQQQYDGVQENANEPWKRVRCGRRGEVEDKTLIEQRLLENGANQMKNHLLILADSAKSLPGSVNNYSGVTNSQCTVSNINVHQLQNGLSTHAPSGEKRKKKPLDTSGGPHCVEDEKNASPLDGRIRLTHLRRFARTRNHHLAQESGECILVEPKGSFLVHGGSQVVDFRQPCIVTPLQQLNLPHQMTNSALLWNEILKGQSMKQHLSTLQSELEAEKDSKLIPQERQKLKTHLRENVPDEQQVQAATQSYPKLVAKERRKLRKHRRKRRPEEQLVEAEQQSYVLPSALTHQMYDAGQQWHWHMWEFEQQRLLRNAGAGPGKLQLGKHNSPEESTIIEFQRDESTKQDGSFAKGRTRVSNLKREARLKSQSTMESKQERGEYKGEPMGSHGHLGF